A stretch of Kaistella flava (ex Peng et al. 2021) DNA encodes these proteins:
- a CDS encoding polyprenyl synthetase family protein, producing MQFLDEYQEMVATAIQKYIFKDKPEELYAPMNYIISHGGKRLRPMMVLMACEMFGGDLKKAIRPALAIEFFHNFTLIHDDIMDEAPLRRGKATIHTLHGINTGILSGDALMFKAIKFFENLEPDLYKACMRVFIHTGLLLCEGQQYDINFETQEEVTFNDYIRMITYKTGILSASSFEIGALIAGADFKDAKAIFNFGKHVGIAFQIMDDYLDVFGNQEQIGKQHAGDIYENKKTVLYLLAKEHATEEEKKELEFWYSKKTDNVDKVYSVEKIFRRARVDEKALHLIQEHNDLAQQYLNKINVSDEKKKPFVELANYLLRRES from the coding sequence ATGCAGTTTTTAGATGAATATCAGGAGATGGTTGCTACCGCGATTCAAAAATATATCTTCAAAGATAAACCCGAGGAACTTTATGCTCCCATGAATTATATTATTTCACATGGTGGAAAAAGACTTCGTCCGATGATGGTCTTGATGGCGTGTGAAATGTTTGGTGGTGATTTAAAGAAAGCAATTAGACCTGCTTTAGCAATAGAGTTTTTTCATAACTTCACCTTGATTCATGATGATATTATGGATGAAGCGCCACTTCGACGCGGTAAAGCTACTATTCATACTTTGCATGGAATTAATACAGGGATTCTTTCCGGAGATGCCTTGATGTTCAAAGCCATTAAATTTTTTGAAAATCTAGAACCTGATTTGTATAAAGCATGCATGCGTGTTTTCATTCATACTGGTTTATTGCTTTGTGAAGGTCAACAATATGATATCAATTTTGAGACTCAGGAAGAAGTTACTTTCAATGATTACATCAGAATGATTACCTACAAAACAGGGATTCTAAGTGCTTCCTCTTTTGAAATTGGTGCATTAATCGCCGGTGCAGATTTTAAAGATGCAAAAGCCATTTTCAATTTTGGAAAACATGTTGGAATTGCTTTCCAGATCATGGATGATTATTTAGATGTATTCGGTAACCAGGAACAAATTGGTAAACAACATGCAGGAGATATTTACGAAAATAAAAAAACGGTCCTGTATCTTTTAGCCAAGGAACACGCAACCGAAGAAGAAAAGAAAGAACTCGAATTTTGGTATTCTAAGAAAACCGATAATGTGGACAAAGTCTACAGCGTAGAAAAAATATTCCGTCGTGCAAGAGTGGATGAGAAAGCGTTACATCTTATTCAGGAACATAATGATCTTGCTCAGCAGTATCTCAATAAAATCAATGTTTCCGACGAAAAGAAAAAGCCGTTTGTAGAACTTGCTAATTACTTATTGCGCAGAGAAAGCTAA
- a CDS encoding inorganic phosphate transporter — protein sequence MDLPILLIIIIVLALIFDYINGFHDAANSIATIVSTKVLTPFQAVLWAAVWNFAAFFLAAYVIGEFKIGNTIAKSVNTDFINLEVIFAGLVAAIAWNLLTWWFGIPSSSSHTLIGGFLGAALMHALVTDYHVIALAQPDLATFDKLILAFKQLFTQDVVRYDKVIPIFLFIFLAPLIGSAISIVITLFIVNVSKRSSPRKADNVFKKLQLVSSALFSLGHGTNDAQKVMGIIGAAVIYHHTQTLHDPVYLALDSTHQFNYFVEHYFWVPFTSFLMIALGTMSGGWKIVKTMGTRITKVTPLEGVAAETAGAITLFISEHFGIPVSTTHTITGAIIGVGVTKRVSAVRWGITVSLLWAWILTIPISAFVAGVTYLVVVFFR from the coding sequence ATGGATTTACCGATTCTACTTATAATAATCATTGTATTAGCCTTAATATTTGACTATATCAATGGGTTTCACGATGCCGCAAATTCTATTGCGACCATCGTTTCAACAAAAGTATTAACCCCTTTCCAAGCAGTTCTTTGGGCTGCCGTCTGGAATTTTGCAGCATTTTTCCTGGCTGCCTATGTTATCGGAGAATTTAAGATCGGGAATACGATTGCCAAATCCGTTAATACCGACTTCATTAATCTTGAAGTCATCTTTGCGGGTCTGGTTGCCGCAATCGCGTGGAACTTATTAACTTGGTGGTTTGGGATTCCTTCCTCTTCATCACATACCTTAATTGGTGGTTTCTTAGGTGCTGCGTTAATGCATGCCTTGGTGACTGATTATCATGTGATTGCTTTGGCTCAACCGGACTTGGCTACTTTTGATAAACTGATTCTGGCCTTTAAGCAACTCTTTACGCAGGATGTCGTCAGGTATGATAAAGTGATTCCGATCTTTTTATTCATCTTCCTGGCACCATTGATTGGTTCTGCGATTTCGATTGTAATCACTTTGTTTATCGTCAATGTTTCGAAAAGATCAAGCCCTAGAAAAGCCGATAATGTTTTTAAGAAATTACAGTTAGTTTCATCAGCCTTGTTCAGTTTAGGACATGGTACCAATGATGCGCAAAAGGTAATGGGTATTATTGGAGCAGCTGTGATTTACCATCATACACAGACTTTACACGATCCTGTTTATTTAGCTTTAGACAGTACGCACCAGTTTAATTATTTTGTAGAACATTACTTCTGGGTTCCTTTTACGTCATTTTTAATGATTGCTTTAGGAACCATGAGTGGCGGTTGGAAAATTGTAAAAACCATGGGAACACGTATTACGAAAGTTACTCCATTAGAAGGAGTGGCAGCTGAAACTGCTGGAGCAATTACGCTTTTCATTTCAGAACATTTCGGAATTCCAGTTTCAACAACCCATACTATTACCGGTGCAATTATCGGGGTAGGCGTAACCAAAAGAGTTTCTGCAGTTCGCTGGGGAATTACCGTAAGTTTATTGTGGGCTTGGATTTTAACCATACCAATTTCTGCCTTTGTTGCAGGAGTTACTTATTTGGTAGTGGTGTTTTTTAGATAA
- a CDS encoding DUF47 domain-containing protein, with amino-acid sequence MGIGNIFKMFQPKDKVFFVLFEKVAEELVAMSKEFHESLLDFDINDDTMLQHMSDYEHRMDDLTHEIFVQLGENFITPFDREDISHLASGLDDIADFMYASAKYIYLYKAPLDPAYTEFTLLIYKSCLEVQLALKNLNDFKDPKAVKESCIKINSFENIADDVLSQAIVKLFDTNDALLIIKVKSVLEYLETVTDKAEDVANTIDSILIKYA; translated from the coding sequence ATGGGAATCGGAAATATTTTTAAAATGTTCCAGCCGAAAGACAAAGTGTTTTTTGTACTGTTTGAAAAAGTAGCAGAAGAGCTTGTAGCGATGTCAAAAGAATTTCACGAAAGTTTACTTGACTTTGACATTAATGATGACACCATGTTACAACACATGAGTGACTACGAACACAGAATGGATGATTTAACACATGAAATTTTCGTGCAGTTAGGAGAAAACTTCATCACTCCATTTGACAGAGAAGACATCAGTCATTTAGCGAGTGGTTTAGATGATATTGCTGATTTTATGTATGCGTCTGCTAAATATATTTATTTATACAAAGCACCACTGGATCCTGCTTACACTGAATTTACTCTTTTAATTTACAAATCTTGTCTTGAAGTTCAATTGGCTCTTAAAAACTTGAACGATTTTAAAGATCCAAAAGCAGTCAAAGAATCTTGTATTAAAATCAACTCTTTCGAAAATATCGCTGATGACGTATTGAGTCAGGCAATTGTTAAATTGTTTGATACCAATGATGCACTCTTAATTATTAAAGTAAAATCAGTTTTGGAATATCTGGAAACAGTGACTGACAAAGCAGAAGATGTTGCAAACACGATTGACAGTATTTTGATTAAATACGCTTAA